TGTGTCACATTGTCCTCTGTGTATTCATATCTTACTGGTCCTTACGAATGAGTTTTCAATTTTGATTGTAGCAAGTTGTTGTCATGAAATGGTTTCGAAAGGAGAAAGACATTACGCCAAATGGTGAATCTTACTTTTGTTTGTGGAATAAAAGATTAGAGAGATTATGGTGGCCCTTTGAATGCTTGAATTTTATTTAGCTGAACTATAGATGTCTGAATCAAAGATATTagttttcctcttcttctcagCGAGACACGTTAGAAAATGGGTTTCTGAAAACATGCCTATACATTCAAAACACAGTCACCACTGACAAACTACTATTAGAACATAATAaattcacatttaaaatataaagaaataacaATTGAACAAACCGCAAACGAGGAGAAAGTGTACGTGGTTAAATGTGTATCTCAGCGGCATTATCTATCGGAGTTCAACTGATGAGTGAtgaccaaaagaaaacaaaccagcACACCGCAAATAAGATAAGATCCAGCAAAAAGGCTTGTATTAGTATATCTTCAGCATCAAATGCTTATACCCGAAACGAATTTAgaagtattttataaatttgggagctgaaaaaaagatttatataaatttgggGGTCTATTTTTATAgatgaattttttcaaaaattttaaaggtTGGCGAATGTTTCATCCAGCTTGTTGTCTCAGGAGGACCGGCCCTGGAGATAGACAGATGGAGAGGACTAATCAAGACCTTCAAGTTTTCATCAGTTTCCGTGGCGAAGACGTTCGCGGTACCATCCTCAGCttgttgaaaaataaattaaaagatgaAGGCGTCAACGTGATGACGGACGAGGACATGGATAGAGGAAAAAAGATCGATGAGAATCTACTAAAGCTGATAAGAGACTCGAAAGTGGCGGTGGTGATCTTCTCAGAGAACTATTCACAGTCGCATTGGTGCTTGGACGAGCTAGTGGAGATCGAGAAGCAAATGGAGCTAAAGAATCTTGATCCTCTTCCCATCTTCTTCGAGGTTAAAGCCTCACACGTAGCACTTGAGAGACATAATCCTTTCAAAGACATTCTACTGCGGTTGGAAGACGACGAACGAGAAACGGCCAGAACGGTCGGTAGGAAGGCGTTAAAGGATGCAGACAAGAGGTTTGTCAGGTGGAGGAGAGCTTTGAAATCTATAACCGGTATTTCGGGCTTGAAGTATATAAAG
The sequence above is drawn from the Raphanus sativus cultivar WK10039 chromosome 7, ASM80110v3, whole genome shotgun sequence genome and encodes:
- the LOC108816297 gene encoding protein PHLOEM PROTEIN 2-LIKE A8-like, with the translated sequence MNFFKNFKGWRMFHPACCLRRTGPGDRQMERTNQDLQVFISFRGEDVRGTILSLLKNKLKDEGVNVMTDEDMDRGKKIDENLLKLIRDSKVAVVIFSENYSQSHWCLDELVEIEKQMELKNLDPLPIFFEVKASHVALERHNPFKDILLRLEDDERETARTVGRKALKDADKRFVRWRRALKSITGISGLKYIKDSNEALLVKDIVKTVKKMLGEVVSTDDVHDPIRAQPIVPQQKVFISFGGHDDDTRPGFISYLQAGLERSGINFYINIENMTKGYDIEELITNVRESRIALVIFTESYLSSAWCLEELVEINKCMMTGLTVIPIFYKVEPEYVLNGELGEIYKQLVSNWELRTLGSTDGIMLLSQLEKDRIMLLSQLERG